A genomic region of Methanosarcina thermophila TM-1 contains the following coding sequences:
- a CDS encoding CDP-2,3-bis-(O-geranylgeranyl)-sn-glycerol synthase, with protein sequence MIKAFWLMIPAYLPNPFAAVFGGGKPIDGGRTLKDGRRIFGDGKTYRGFFSGVFFGALAGSIQIWLNSRGFEILGIEMPSFGPNYIEALKVVLALAFGSLFGDLFKSFFKRRMGLKRGAPLPFVDQLDFVIGAWVFTYLTAPEWFISNFTPLIMIIILITTPLMHLTTNIIGYLTGIKKEPW encoded by the coding sequence ATAATTAAAGCGTTCTGGCTGATGATTCCTGCATATCTTCCCAACCCTTTTGCAGCTGTTTTCGGCGGCGGAAAGCCAATTGACGGAGGCAGGACTCTAAAGGATGGAAGAAGGATTTTTGGAGATGGAAAAACTTACAGAGGATTTTTTTCAGGCGTTTTTTTCGGAGCGCTTGCAGGTAGCATCCAGATCTGGCTGAATTCTAGAGGGTTCGAGATTCTTGGAATCGAGATGCCATCTTTTGGCCCGAACTACATAGAAGCTCTCAAAGTTGTCCTGGCACTTGCTTTCGGCTCGCTTTTCGGAGATTTGTTCAAAAGCTTCTTCAAGCGCAGGATGGGCCTGAAAAGAGGAGCTCCGCTTCCGTTCGTAGACCAGCTGGACTTTGTAATAGGAGCGTGGGTCTTTACATACCTTACAGCGCCGGAATGGTTTATAAGCAATTTTACGCCCTTGATAATGATAATAATCCTTATAACTACACCTCTGATGCACCTTACAACAAATATAATAGGATACCTTACAGGCATAAAGAAAGAACCGTGGTAA